TgaaaaaagggagaagatgatcACCCAGGACTGTCACTGGCTGATCCACAACCTGCTAAGAGACTATTGCATCatggacagtcctgaggaagaagagGACTAAAAGCCTATCCTTCTCCCCTTCCTCCTTGTATGTGTCTGTTTTCAATAAAGCCTTGGGCCTGTAATCCTCCCTTCTCCCATCTCACACTTGAACTTTGTTGACTGTCTTGCCCTATTTATGCAACCTCCCTTTATATGTGTCTGTCTAGCAATAACGCTTTGGGCTTGGGATCACCCTCCCTTACCCACTTCACCCACTCCCTCTCACATCCATTGCTTATTGAAACAGTTGTCTTTTTAAGCGATGAATGAATAGTGCAGTACCTGATGTacagtgtaggatgtcatattgTATGCCATATGTCACTTGTATTTTACTATAAAGTATGTCTGACTTATGTTTCACGACATATTATGTTTCATTTGTGGACAGAAGGGAGTGGCGCAACAGGTCTCATGTTATAACTAATGATACCATGCATGCTCCGCCCCAACTCCTCTGCCCATGCCCCTTATTTACCTTGATACATAAACCCCTTAGTATTTCAAATATTAGATTCGCTTTATTAATAAAATTTCAGGACTGCCTACACCTCCAAACATTGGCGACCTGGGAAACAGGACCAGATGGCATGGTCACACAAGCGCTGGTGGGGCGCAAATTGAGATGGGGATGGCAGAATTAGTGCATGTGGTGATGCTGCTTCACCATCTCAGTAATAGGCTGGGAGTGGCAGAATATATGTCTAGCAGAAATAGATATTTAGCCATTTAGAAGGGATGCCTGAGTTGTTGATGGGCTGGCTGGTAAAAATGAGACTGTGCTAATGTTATTAATAGGGTGGAAACACAACTTAGACTCAAGCAATCCAGATATCCAGGCACCCAGAGCTTTAGCGCCATGCATCACCTCCCCTCCTCCACCTGATAGACATTGGTCCTGCCCTGAGCGGCTGCCGAGTTTAGTgcaggaagaaatgcaaaggaaaggTAGAAGAATGACTTGAAGCAAATTATTACAGTGGGGTCGGTAGGTAAACATGGTGACAATCAGATAAAACTAATTATTGGCAGAACATTCTTGTGTTGATCTTTTAAGCTAATCATCATCTCTCAACCCGGCGAGCTTTCTTTTGATTAAATCTATTGATCTTATTAATGTTGCTAAACTACTATGCTCTATTCAAGAATAAGCTCAAATTAACAGTTACTGTTATTCTGTGTGGGGGCGAACCTACCCAGTTCTCCCTCAATTCAGCGATCTGCAGCTTAACCCCCGATAGTCCTGTCTGTGGCCTATGTGGTTAACGAGTACATTAGAAATTACCCAACCTTAATTTCTGTGAATTGATAGGTCTGTGGCAAAAGCAAtaaacactcagggcctgattcatcaaggcatgcacaCTGAGTGCAACGTGCACTTGTcttaaaacgcatgtaaatcggctctgtgtactcccgaattcaacaaggaacagataaGTGCACTGATGAATTCGGTAGTAGGTCGGCTCTGCTCTACTTCACAAGATCcggcaggatacatccaatgccAATGTAgaatatacattcgcaaaagtgcacacagaacaaaaaaaaacatattgatttattgtcaactgttaataatatagggattaatgacaaaactgtttacaacaaaaaatgtttttcatatttcTTTTCCTCCccgaaaaacatttattaggatgatttttatgtctattgaacataaaatacatttttacagttgctcctgattggaaacacgttatagcatgcatactgtcatcactactgatcagtaCTTTTACAAGtcctgtagttggagcaagagatacggcagaaaagcaAGTAACTTTGATATactcagagcttgatttggacgtaGTGCGCCCTTTCAGGACATTGACTACGGGCGAATGCCTTCGCCAACCTTGTTACCTCCCAGAAATCGCAGACTGTAGTAAGTGTGTTTTGCGTACGAAGATACATTGAACGTTGATGCATTTAGTTGCGTATGACTCGGTTCTaaacatgtgcagagtgattttgcgtatgatacactcaaaatcagcagatacttgatgaatcaggccctcagatcCTAATCTTATATCACTCAATTAGTAAATGCCATCATTTGCCTACATTACATTTTATCCCATGACAACATCTTGTACATTATCTTACCATCGCATCCCCAGCACTGGTTTGGCTGTTttttatctgccgattttgataAAATTCcagctgtttttctgcacattcTACTCGTTGAAGCAGATTCTCAATAAACTGCTGAAGCCTCCTTTTCCCCCTGAATTCTTTTTCGGCCGCAGCTTCCAGAAAGTGATTAATAGAAACCACTTCTCTGTAAGGATAAAACGTATTATAAGAGTGtaaaacaaaaccacaaaaaCAGTTATATCTTGTAGAGGAAGGTAAACAAATGTTTTATCTTTCCTTTAATGTAACAACAGcaacactgtccacacacacagaaTTTGGGGGGAGTTACAATAGACTTTTCTTTGCTCACAGAATATACAGCACTTTAGCCCCCCCCTTTGAGAGACCTCATTATGGCAGCTCCCACCCAGCGAAACCTGAGATCATAGAAATTGGGTAGTTAATTACTGTGAGATTGAGATTTAAAGTAGTATTCTCATTTCTTGGCTGAAGTTCGATCGTAAGAAGAAGCAATTAACCGTATTATGTAAAACTTTCCAGTACGAATTCAGAGTGatgtataaacacacacacacacacacaccacacacacacaaaaacttatTGTACGATCGGTGACAGTGCTGTTACAAACCAGTTAAACAGACCATTTAAAGCACCACCATTGTTCTAAGAGTCTTGTCTTTTACTTTCATTTTTCAAAGTTGAACAATCTTACAGTAACATGTGAACATAAAAAACTATCATACCTTCAATAAAACATAGATAAACATGTCAAATCGagtgaaaataaagaaatataaatggcAGTCGTCTGAAATATGAAAAGGTATTTCCAAAGGATCACAAATATAGTTTAAGTCAGAAACTGTTGAAAATTGGGTTAACCaggattttatattatttagGGGAGAGGTAAAGGGGAGTGAAAACAAGGGGGCAGTAGTGAATGAGACAGAAATCAAGAAGGGGAAGTTTACAGCCCTGGGGAATGATATATGAAATATGTGTTTACAAGTAagtgaaactataaaaatgcattttatgtacagtacaaattaaaaacatcctgatttatgtatttaataaaaaaaaatacaaaaacctttttataaaaagttatttttaataatgattatagtattaaggggcatattcaattctcggcggaaacgcagaaaatcccGTGGTCCGCGCACtagtaccgttattacggtaattgtaCGTGGAAACaaccgttaatactgtaattttctcgctggatttcagctccctgagctgcgagctgaaatccagctaaatattaccgtaatatcggtaatagtttttacgcggcgcGGGAacggaagaattgaatatgcccctaagagttgtGAAAAATGTTATAACATATTTttgttctgataggactttatggTGCACATGTGCGAATCCTGTAATCTTGTCTGTGTGTCTGCATATGGTAAGTAACAGAACATACTTGCATCCAGAGTCAAagggaaacgtatcttgagatccacatGTATTTGGAGGCAGGCGTACGTGCATACAAGTTAcgtttaaatgcaagttgcattcaaagatgaatcaggcccaaaatgtattATGAAGGGGTGAGAGCTTAAGACATGTACGGTCAGTGGATATTGTAATGAGACGCCCAGGGTTCTCAGGGTTATGTAAAGATTTTGCTGAGTTTGTTCTTGCACCACACTCCTGACTAGGGAGCAACCACTGTAAAGTAAAAGTGCATCTCAATGTGTGGATAGGTGGAAAAATCTTTAGGAGGtgaactgtgcaaaagtgtaaaggtCACATGAACTCATTTAGTACCAAGCTTTCAATTTAATGAATTGTCAATTTCTTCTCAAATGACAGCTTTGTTAAGCCTTACATAGGTTTCAAATAAATTAGAGTAAGTTGACCTCGGAACCGATATTACATGAGCcacttctgtgtgtgtgagactacaTTGCTGGTAGTGTGTCTAGAAATACTCTTCTCAACCATGGTGCAACATAAAGGCCGGAAATCCATCTGATCATTTCAGCAGATTACAGTAAATATCCATTATACTGAGACCACAGTGATGCCAGTCTTATTCACTACGCTCAAGGTTTTCCTTGGTTGCAAATTTGGGAAGGGGGGCACACtgcccatttttaaattatttatttttatttaaacagagCAGTGTTCATGGGCACTGTCTATTACAGATGCTAATTGTGTGCGTGTTATTACATTACTTGCAGGACGCCTGGATAATAGAACATTCAGGTGCAAAaagggtcccattaaaagtacaggACAAGAATCAATCCCTGCCTGCTCTGAGTGGCTGCTGAATTCAAGTCCTTTATGCAGAGTAGGGACACGTCTCTGAAACGCCTCTGGAAAAGCGTCCTGCACacatctcattacaataatcttggTCGTTTTGCTAGGAATCTGCTAGACGCTTTCATGCGCTAAATTTTGCAAGAAATTACTTCCCcacccttcccctctgtctgtgAAACTGCTAGAAATGTGACCACTATACTGTGCACACAGCAGGTTCAACGTTGGATTAGTGCTGCGCCCATTTTGCACTCTGTAAGTTATCTCCTGTGTGTTACCAAAATCCATGTCTTCCAGAGAAATGTATTTACCCAAATAtagtataaaaaagtattttcataTTTACTTTCTTGCAAACCACACAAATAAAGACAGACAAACAATGTAATTAGAGCCCCTTTAAAGTCTACTTGGGCATCTGGGTCATACTGCTCTGGTGCCCAGCCGTCATAAGCTGATGAGAAGTGTACCATAATCAAAGCCGGAGAAGTGTGCAATGGCAGAAAACAAAAAGGTCTTTTCAAAAATATAACATGTGGTTCCTTTTAGCAACCAAGGGCTATGAGTGAGGAATATCCACTTTCCAAAAATCAACCCCCTACCGAAGTTTGTTAtcccaaaaatacatttattccaaTATTCCACCTATATGGCTTATTTGTTTCTTATAGTTACAGATACCGCTCAGTTCTGTGTTTCAAATGGATTCCCACAACTAGAAAATCTAAGAGCTAGGTAAGGAAATATTGTGCAATTTAAGAATTGCAAAATGAAAgccattaaaacaaaataaaaaagcaatggGATTGGCCAAGAGGAGGCCATGTTCACGACAATTcattaaagttatctgaaggtggaaagcTCTTTAATCCTAGGTGAGGTCGGGAGAtactaaaaaatgtaaatttgatgGATTACTGTGAagactctatggggggtattcaattgttagcgagacaggtgaaaatcccacgctcgaaaaaatattaccgttaatacggtaatttgcgcgTAAATAACGTTAATagggtaatttactcgctggatttcagctcgcagctccagtgagtaattaccgtattaacggtaatatttttagagcgcgggattttcacctgtctcgctaacaattgaatacccccctatgaaccTTAAACTGTTTTTTCTTTATCTATACCTAATCATACGTGATTTCTAAGCACAGTAATATAGGGAGCAGATCTGGCAAGTTATACTCTAGCACATTAACATTCCCCGTACACAGTGGCACCAAGAGGGACTTTCATAATGACATTGCAGTAAGAAGGGGACAGGAAGCTATACTAACCATCTGAACTAGGGATTTTATGGGAAACATTTCTCATACTTCATAATTTCCCTTTGCTCACTGCTAAAAGGTTTCACAGCAGAAATAGAATACATCATACCAAAGCAGGCTTTTAGGTGATTTAAAATAACTTAAGTCCCAGTGATTCATATCACAAAAATCTggcaatattaatgttaagtggtGAATTATACTAGTCATCTCGGATGGAACATAATGGATCGccgtttctattttatttttcatcctcTTGATGTGGGGtttaaaaaggaaaatgtctGTCATGGAAGATTCATTGATCGCACCGTCTTTGAGTACAATATtttaggaaagtataaaaacatgaTTATATATCAATGCAACATGTGTTCTTTTATTACAAATTATTACAAGTCCGGCCTTGTCACAGGGTACAGagataaaacaattatttaaaatgtattattattagttatgtaTGGCACCAGAATGACCACAATATCCAATAAGAATCAAAATGTATCAGATCATTATTGAGCACACTGACaaatacgtacgtacgtacgtacgtacgtacgtacgtacgtgcgtgcgtgcgtgcgtgcgtgcgtgtgtgtgtgtggtcatcttctgaccaaGCTAATGTGCTCTAACACATTCCAGAGCTGAGAGGTAAAAAACAGATGTTGTCCAATTTGATCACCTAAATATGATGCCATAGTGGACAATGACCCAGTCCTGGCAGGAACGGCTCATACAGTATATAACCAGCATAAATTATGCGACTGGTAAACAAGGCACTTATTTTAATGGGGATGCAACATATTGGAACCATTAGTGCTTCAACTGAAAAGAAGTGGACAGGTTTGAATCATGCTCTCAGGCTTtgtccctcctcacataacaTCAGCTGCAATCACCGGACGGTGGAGGTTGCAGAGTGGAGCACCCCATCAAAGTTCTTATATGGTCAAGGAGATTCCAAAAGAGAACAGCCCTTTAAACTGAATTCAGTATTTGTTTTAATCAAGACAGAAATTGTTAAAAATTATAGCGGTCATTTAGTCCAAAACACAGATGTAAAATGACGCAAAATTGTTATTTTAAGTGTTCATTTTGAAAGCAATTCCATCCCGAGAACACTAAAAACTGCAAGCTTGGGAGATGTGTTACGGGCACCTGGGCATCACAAACTATTGTTATAACAGGGCCTCCTGTAGTGTGCCCTTCCTATGCAATACCCTTCCCACCCCCCCTCTCCGCACACACAGTTGTCTTTGTACTTAGAAAGTGGAATATTATTCTATTTTCAGCAAAATTCTGAAAAGGCTGAGGCTGTGCCCCATATAAGAGGAGGACATCACGTTGCTGGTTCCCCCATTATAGTGTGATCTGCCCAGCCTGTTATAGCCTGGTGATGGTTGCAGCTCCCGCATTTGTGGGATTGGTGGGCCACGACTGTTTTTATGGAACAGGGTGGGCCacgactgtttttttatttatattgtcttatttttttaatacttcaAAAGTCCATGCTCATGACCATCAACATCAGCACGTATGTTTACTCCATGGGTTTCTCCGGCTGTGTCTACTTCTAACTATATAAAAATTATGTGAACACATCCTTACTGGTTTCTCCCTACGCATGCACacgcactcccccccccccctcctttataTGTAAGGAGAGAAAAGTCAGGAATACACAAGAATCTTAACGGAGACATACACATATGCATTTTGGGTGCAGTATAAAAATGCATACTTATGCTACAAACATGGTCCTGCATTAAACTCAAAATGAGTCTCTATGATTGCATTCAAttatgcacggtggctaagtgtttagcacttctgcctcacagcgctggggtcatgagttcacatttccaaccatggccttatctgtgtgaagtttgtatgttctctccgtgtttgtgtgagtttcctccgggtgctccagtttcctcccacactccaaaaacctactggtaggttaattggttgctatcaaaattgaccctagtctgcgtgtgtatgttagggaatttagactgtaagctccaatggggcagggactgatgtgaatgagttctctgtacagcgctgcggaattagtggcgctatataaataaatggtgatgatgatgatttctcagCATGCTGGAAAGAAAGCCAATCCTAATCTAATCCAAAAGATACAGGAAGTGACCTGTGCCTCGCATTGTGCGTAGGGACAAATGGTTGTACTAAAATTCTTTAGTATTTTGAATTAATTTTGAATAACCTGCAAGAATCCCTGTTCTCATTACTCAATGTCGAGGTTTAATCTGGGATTGGATACACAGGAGGAGGAAGGGATGTGTAAATAAGGATTAGATTATCCTAGACACAGTGTTTAAGTACACAACAACATATGTATCAAGCAAATTGTTCTACAAGTTGTGTAGTTATTTAACTAATATATTTCCTTTGCCGCTAGTCCCTCCCAAACATCTGTACTTTCTATGCCAATGAATAAACAAATTGATCATGCATTCTGCATGTTTAAACAGAGGGGTAGCCCGGGACACGATAGTTTTGTGAAGAGCGATGGTCAACTTTCAGGCAATGCTCCTGGGTAATCCTCTCCATAAGGAGAACTCTGGAAAATACcatttataccgctttcatactgccgccccggcaatatcccgggtttttcaagcggggtttttgccggggctcggagcgtcccagctcagaaacaccattcatactgcacctcggacccgggaatttcccgggttgaccccattcatactgcacaagtccctggcaatttgtgggagtcatcaccagagcagttttcatttctcctaaactccttctcgaatcttccacgggctcccaccgatgatatcatcctccagagacaggcagacagccaatcagcttgttttctgtgcaacccgggccTGTCATAGAGGCCATCAGGACACTGTATAAGAAATATGCTAAACAGCATTATAGAACAGAAGTTGTTGGTATGTTTTTATGGATATACAAGGTATTCAAATTATATAAGATGCTATAttcaaaacatatttgttttgAAACAAAATTCTTTGGTTACAGTACAATAAACTGTGGGttatttagaaaatgaaaaacaatgcaGGTGACTGTATGGAATGCATGTTGTTGCACTAAATGCAACCGATTACTGATTATTGTGGTTTGCTATAGCTGATCGTTACTTACTCCTCTTTCCTCTGTAGTTCCTGCTCCGACTCCGTCAATCTCTGGCGAAGAATTGCAATCAATTCCACCGCCACGTCCACCTGTCGACTGAGTGCTCTCTCTCTGTGCTGCACCTCCTGCTTcttctgggagagctgtaagaaAGCCGCCCGTACTTCCAACAATTCAGACGTTTTGTGACAAAGTTCCTCATTGAGTTTatcgatttttttttctatggactTGTCAACATTTTCCGTTAGTTGGTTAAGCACCGACTTCTCTTGTGGGTCTAGCTCAAATTTAGTGCTTGTTATAGGATACCCAATGACGTAGTTGTTATTTTTTGCACAATTATCTGAGAAGGGGCTTTTGACCAGAGGAGAAGGCCGTTCCGATAATATATCTATGGGACTGCTGCCCTTCTTGCTCGCATTCTTTAACTCACAAAAAGTTGAttcacttttttt
The nucleotide sequence above comes from Mixophyes fleayi isolate aMixFle1 chromosome 6, aMixFle1.hap1, whole genome shotgun sequence. Encoded proteins:
- the ZNF365 gene encoding protein ZNF365, which encodes MQQKTSEGNKSSWQDSSRNGNLYKPFRCPQCGENARFRSLSSLRAHLDYMHSYEERYFWGKSGVFCSLKETDLKNDTEPPDETQMESIDNALNKKSESTFCELKNASKKGSSPIDILSERPSPLVKSPFSDNCAKNNNYVIGYPITSTKFELDPQEKSVLNQLTENVDKSIEKKIDKLNEELCHKTSELLEVRAAFLQLSQKKQEVQHRERALSRQVDVAVELIAILRQRLTESEQELQRKEEEVVSINHFLEAAAEKEFRGKRRLQQFIENLLQRVECAEKQLEFYQNRQIKNSQTSAGDAMVVHFQANRKNKCQNRGHMVNKMNDVKPQSVQKGCPYITRMGIQPMKLLHEYSDCPRDLWKPQKIGDPSASGRKVHSKSKIGKKIGMCNNVYKQY